A single Nicotiana tabacum cultivar K326 chromosome 5, ASM71507v2, whole genome shotgun sequence DNA region contains:
- the LOC107760192 gene encoding LOW QUALITY PROTEIN: lysine-specific demethylase JMJ13 (The sequence of the model RefSeq protein was modified relative to this genomic sequence to represent the inferred CDS: deleted 2 bases in 1 codon) translates to MSREAMLEFLKRKRLQRKKPESMNDSTYVSNTMSRSGGDALSSSASCGVRVHVNAGWGTSLNRRDVFSKHKVAKFDTSNLDWTDKIPECPVYYPSKEEFEDPLVYLQKIAPEASKYGICKIVSPIMASVPAGVVLMKEKAGFKFSTRVQPLRLAEWDTDDKVTFFMSGRNYTFRDFEKMANKLFTRRYCSAGCLPPAYMEKEFWHEIACGKTESVEYACDVDGSAFSSSPNDELGKCKWNMKRFSCLPKATLRLLEKAIPGVTEPMLYIGMLFSMFAWHVEDHYLYSINYHHCGAAKTWYGVPGHAALNFEKVVRQHVYNNDILNADGEDGAFDVLLQKTTLFPPNILSEHDVPVYKAVQKPGDFIVTFPRAYHAGFSHGFNCGEAVNFATGDWFPIGSVASRRYALLNRVPLLPHEELLCKEAMLLRMDLELQNQAYSSADLITHHSIKVSFVNLMRFQHRARWCLMRSKAFSGVSSFSHGTILCSICKRDCYVAYLNCNCYSHAMCLRHDPRSLDLPCGSSRTLCLREDFSDIETAARKFELDDVVLHEIGQYRESDDYSLLLNMFPRAEEEGYVPFCEIKFEWSEETLKTEDWVEQASNASASSIGIVSRVGSPMDQKDCLSANVDVQENANSNLGNSVSVRPSRDISGCESERSVFSPGDDYLKVHEKVAHVSDARTVVDQDSDESDTEIFRVKRRSRTEHGRRSTHDSISVNVEHQGYKRLKKHQTEGRLGPLSSSDCSMADDATHSYNGNSIHSKEALDYPLRDKSARSGTVPISIKSKKGDNASSKQNENKRDENFDYGLGKTVGEPPPRDRAKEAESQDPSIFKFGGRIE, encoded by the exons ATGTCAAGGGAGGCTATGTTGGAGTTTTTGAAGCGAAAAAGGCTTCAACGAAAGAAACCAGAATCTATGAATGATTCGACTTATGTCAGCAATACGATGAGTAGAAGTGGAGGAGATGCCCTAAGCTCTTCAGCTTCATGTGGTGTTAGAGTTCATGTAAATGCAGGGTGGGGGACTTCCTTAAACAGAAGAGATGTTTTCTCAAAGCACAAGGTTGCCAAGTTTGATACGTCTAATCTTGACTGGACTGATAAAATTCCAGAATGTCCAGTTTATTATCCAAGTAAAGAGGAGTTTGAGGATCCGCTGGTTTATCTCCAGAAGATAGCTCCTGAAGCTTCTAAATATG GAATATGCAAGATTGTTTCACCAATCATGGCTTCTGTTCCTGCTGGAGTAGTGTTGATGAAAGAGAAGGCTGGTTTTAAATTTTCAACGAGGGTACAGCCACTTCGTCTAGCTGAATGGGATACAGATGACAAGGTCACATTTTTCATGAGCGGAAG AAACTACACATTTCGTGATTTCGAGAAAATGGCGAACAAGCTCTTTACTCGTAGGTATTGTAGTGCTGGATGCCTTCCTCCTGCTTATATGGAAAAAGAATTTTGGCATGAAATAGCTTGTGGAAAGACTGAGAGTGTTGAATATGCATGCGATGTTGATGGTAGTGCATTTTCATCTTCTCCCAATGATGAACTTGGAAAATGCAAATGGAATATGAAG AGATTTTCTTGCCTACCTAAAGCAACACTTCGACTCCTCGAAAAAGCTATCCCG GGAGTTACTGAACCAATGTTATACATTGGAATGCTATTTAGTATGTTTGCCTGGCATGTTGAAGATCACTACTTGTACAG CATCAATTATCATCATTGCGGGGCAGCAAAAACCTGGTATGGTGTTCCAGGTCATGCAGCGCTCAACTTTGAAAAGGTTGTCCGCCAGCATGTCTATAACAATGATATCTTAAACGCTGATGGGGAGGATGGAGCTTTTGATGTGCTTTTGCAGAAGACAACATTGTTTCCTCCTAACATTTTATCAGAACATGATGTTCCTGTCTATAAAGCTGTTCAAAAGCCTGGGGACTTTATAGTAACTTTTCCAAGAGCATATCATGCTGGATTTAGCCACG GTTTTAACTGTGGCGAGGCTGTAAACTTTGCAACTGGTGATTGGTTCCCAATTGGTTCAGTTGCTAGCCGTCGTTATGCACTGCTGAACAGGGTGCCTCTTCTTCCCCACGAGGAACTTCTCTGCAAAGAAGCAATGCTTTTGCGTATGGATTTGGAACTTCAAAATCAAGCTTATTCCTCTGCAGATTTGATCACCCACCATAGCATTAAAGTTTCTTTTGTAAATTTGATGCGGTTTCAACATCGTGCTAGGTGGTGCCTCATGAGATCAAAAGCATTTTCTGGTGTATCGTCATTTTCACACGGCACTATTCTTTGCAGCATATGCAAGCGTGACTGCTATGTAGCATATCTGAACTGCAACTGTTACTCACATGCAATGTGCCTTCGCCATG ATCCTAGGTCTCTTGATCTACCTTGTGGAAGCAGTAGAACCCTTTGCTTAAGGGAAGATTTTTCGGACATTGAAACTGCAGCAAGGAAGTTTGAGCTGGATGATGTTGTTTTGCATGAAATTGGGCAATATAGAGAAAGTGATGACTACAGTCTCCTTTTGAACATGTTTCCACGAGCTGAAGAGGAAGGCTATGTTCCATTTTGTGAAATAAAGTTTGAATGGTCTGAGGAAACCTTGAAAACTGAGGACTGGGTTGAACAGGCCTCCAATGCTTCTGCATCTAGTATTGGAATTGTGTCACGTGTTGGTTCTCCCATGGACCAAAAAGATTGCCTTTCTGCTAATGTTGAT GTACAGGAAAATGCTAACTCAAACTTAGGGAATAGTGTATCTGTCAGGCCTTCTAGAGACATTTCTGGATGTGAAAGTGAAAGATCAGTTTTTTCACCTGGTGATGACTATTTAAAGGTTCATGAAAAAGTAGCTCATGTTTCAGATGCTAGAACTGTTGTAGATCAAGACAGTGATGAGTCTGATACAGAAATTTTCAGAGTGAAGAGACGTTCTAGAACAGAACATGGGAGGAGGAGTACACATGATTCAATATCAGTTAATGTTGAGCACCAG GGTTACAAACGATTAAAGAAACATCAAACTGAAGGACGGCTTGGGCCATTATCTTCATCAGACTGTTCCATGGCTGATGATGCAACTCATAGTTACAATGGTAATTCAATCCATTCTAAGGAAGCCTTGGATTATCCTTTAAGAGACAAATCGGCCAGAAGTGGTACAGTTCCCATCTCTATTAAGTCCAAGAAAGGGGATAATGCATCGAGCAAGCAAAACGagaataaaagagatgaaaatttCGACTATGGGTTGGGTAAGACTGTGGGGGAACCACCTCCG AGAGATAGGGCCAAAGAGGCTGAAAGTCAAGACCCTTCAATTTTTAAGTTTGGAGGAAGAATTGAATAG